A DNA window from Loxodonta africana isolate mLoxAfr1 chromosome 7, mLoxAfr1.hap2, whole genome shotgun sequence contains the following coding sequences:
- the LOC104846803 gene encoding seipin isoform X1, producing the protein MSNDMADQREEGEAGEEEEPPAASPHGQRWRPGARGARNTRAEPGARAPAVPAMVNDPPVPALLWAQEVGYALAGRARKLLLQFGVLLCTILLLLWVSVFLYGSFYYSYMPTVSHLSPVHFHYRTDCDSSVSSLCSFPVANVSLAKSGRDRVLMYGQPYRITLELELPESPVNQDLGMFLVTVSCYTRGGRVISTSSRSVMLHYRSDLLQMLDTLAFSSLLLLGFAEQKQLLEVELYSDYRENSYVPTTGVVIEIHSKRVQMYGAYLRIHAHFTGLRYLLYNFPMTCAFIGVASNFTFLSVIVLFSYMQWVWGGIWPRHRLSLQVNIRKRDNPGKERKISARQPGAGLQGREELTQSDVPEGGESAEDPSGTEGQLSEEEKPEQQPPRGEEEPEPETSDGEGHPEPLPGCSEKETEPQRKQHWASDSMLGSPCLLWLLVVTFSLVPRAQPLAPQDFEEKEEDETPRPPSQPVPCDYDRCRHLQVPCKELQRAGPTACLCPGLSSPSQPPDPPRLGEVHMVAEEGRALVHWCAPFSPVHQYWLLLWEGSGAPQKGPPLNSTVRRAELEGLKAGGAYIVCVVAANEAGESSVPRADGESLTGANFPAFGPCGRLAVPPRPLTLVHAAVGVGTGLALLSCSALVWHFCLRERWGCPRRQARAAEGL; encoded by the exons ATGTCTAACGACATGGCAGaccagagagaagagggagaagCCGGAGAAGAAGAG GAACCACCAGCTGCCTCACCCCATGGCCAGAGGTGGCGTCCAGGCGCTAGAGGAGCTAGGAACACAAGGGCTGAACCTGGGGCCAGGGCCCCTGCTGTCCCTGCCATGGTCAATGATCCACCAGTCCCTGCCTTACTGTGGGCCCAGGAGGTGGGCTACGCCTTGGCAGGCCGTGCCCGAAAGCTGCTGCTGCAGTTTGGAGTGCTCCTCTGCACCATCCTCCTCCTGCTCTGGGTGTCTGTGTTCCTATATGGATCCTTCTACTATTCCTACATGCCGACGGTCAGCCACCTCAGCCCTGTGCACTTCCACTACAG GACCGACTGTGATTCCTCCGTCTCCTCACTCTGCTCCTTCCCTGTTGCCAATGTCTCCCTGGCTAAGAGTGGACGTGATCGG GTGCTGATGTATGGGCAACCATATCGTATTACCTTGGAACTTGAGCTCCCGGAGTCCCCTGTGAATCAGGATTTGGGCATGTTCTTAGTCACCGTTTCATGCTACACCAGAGGCGGCCGCGTCATCTCTACTTCTTCACGCTCA GTGATGCTACATTACCGCTCAGACCTGCTGCAGATGCTTGACACGCTGGCCTTCTCTAGCCTCCTGCTGTTAGGCTTtgcagagcagaagcagctcctggagGTGGAGCTCTACTCGGACTACAGAGAGAACTCG TATGTGCCAACAACCGGAGTGGTTATTGAGATCCACAGCAAACGGGTCCAGATGTATGGCGCCTACCTCCGCATCCACGCCCATTTCACAGGGCTCAG GTACCTGCTGTACAACTTCCCGATGACCTGTGCCTTCATCGGCGTCGCCAGCAACTTCACCTTCCTCAGTGTCATTGTGCTCTTCAGCTACATGCAGTGGGTGTGGGGGGGCATCTGGCCCCGACACCGCCTCTCTTTGCAG GTTAACATCCGGAAAAGAGACAATCCCGGAAAGGAACGAAAGATCTCCGCCCGTCAGCCAG GTGCGGggctccaaggccgggaggagcTAACTCAGTCAGATGTTCCAGAGGGTGGTGAGAGCGCCGAGGACCCCTCAGGCACAG AGGGTCAGCTGTCCGAGGAGGAGAAGCCAGAGCAGCAGCCTCCTCGTGGAGAGGAAGAGCCGGAGCCTGAGACCAGTGATGGTGAGGGGCACCCTGAACCTCTACCTGGGTGCAGTGAGAAAGAGACCGAACCACAGAGGAAGCAACACTGGGCTTCAG ACTCCATGCTGGGCTCACCCTGCCTACTGTGGCTCCTGGTCGTGACCTTCTCCTTGGTTCCCAGAGCTCAGCCCTTGGCTCCTCAAGACTTtgaggaaaaggaggaagatgAGACTCCAAGGCCACCCTCCCAGCCTGTCCCCTGTGACTATGACCGCTGCCGCCACCTGCAGGTACCCTGCAAGGAGCTGCAGAGGGCCGGGCCCACAGCCTGCCTGTGCCCTGGACTCTCCAGCCCCTCCCAGCCACCAGACCCACCTCGCCTAGGAGAAGTGCACATGGTGGCCGAGGAGGGCCGGGCGCTGGTCCACTGGTGTGCTCCCTTCTCCCCCGTCCACCAATACTGGCTGCTGCTTTGGGAAGGCAGCGGGGCTCCCCAAAAGGGTCCCCCCCTGAACTCTACCGTACGAAGAGCAGAACTGGAGGGACTGAAGGCTGGGGGGGCTTACATCGTCTGTGTGGTGGCCGCCAACGAGGCAGGAGAAAGCAGCGTGCCCCGGGCCGACGGGGAGAGCCTCACGGGGGCCAACTTTCCTGCCTTCGGGCCCTGCGGCCGGCTTGCCGTGCCCCCCAGGCCGCTCACCTTGGTCCATGCGGCCGTGGGCGTGGGCACAGGCCTGGCCCTGCTCAGCTGCTCGGCCCTGGTCTGGCACTTCTGCCTACGGGAGCGCTGGGGCTGTCCCCGCCGCCAAGCCCGGGCCGCAGAGGGGCTCTGA
- the LOC104846803 gene encoding seipin isoform X4, whose protein sequence is MSNDMADQREEGEAGEEEEPPAASPHGQRWRPGARGARNTRAEPGARAPAVPAMVNDPPVPALLWAQEVGYALAGRARKLLLQFGVLLCTILLLLWVSVFLYGSFYYSYMPTVSHLSPVHFHYRTDCDSSVSSLCSFPVANVSLAKSGRDRVLMYGQPYRITLELELPESPVNQDLGMFLVTVSCYTRGGRVISTSSRSVMLHYRSDLLQMLDTLAFSSLLLLGFAEQKQLLEVELYSDYRENSYVPTTGVVIEIHSKRVQMYGAYLRIHAHFTGLRYLLYNFPMTCAFIGVASNFTFLSVIVLFSYMQWVWGGIWPRHRLSLQVNIRKRDNPGKERKISARQPGAGLQGREELTQSDVPEGGESAEDPSGTEGQLSEEEKPEQQPPRGEEEPEPETSDGSWEDAALLMEANLPASAPVPAPASEPAPASEPVPASEPAPASVCAPETLGSSEPSVGALRQRSTCSSS, encoded by the exons ATGTCTAACGACATGGCAGaccagagagaagagggagaagCCGGAGAAGAAGAG GAACCACCAGCTGCCTCACCCCATGGCCAGAGGTGGCGTCCAGGCGCTAGAGGAGCTAGGAACACAAGGGCTGAACCTGGGGCCAGGGCCCCTGCTGTCCCTGCCATGGTCAATGATCCACCAGTCCCTGCCTTACTGTGGGCCCAGGAGGTGGGCTACGCCTTGGCAGGCCGTGCCCGAAAGCTGCTGCTGCAGTTTGGAGTGCTCCTCTGCACCATCCTCCTCCTGCTCTGGGTGTCTGTGTTCCTATATGGATCCTTCTACTATTCCTACATGCCGACGGTCAGCCACCTCAGCCCTGTGCACTTCCACTACAG GACCGACTGTGATTCCTCCGTCTCCTCACTCTGCTCCTTCCCTGTTGCCAATGTCTCCCTGGCTAAGAGTGGACGTGATCGG GTGCTGATGTATGGGCAACCATATCGTATTACCTTGGAACTTGAGCTCCCGGAGTCCCCTGTGAATCAGGATTTGGGCATGTTCTTAGTCACCGTTTCATGCTACACCAGAGGCGGCCGCGTCATCTCTACTTCTTCACGCTCA GTGATGCTACATTACCGCTCAGACCTGCTGCAGATGCTTGACACGCTGGCCTTCTCTAGCCTCCTGCTGTTAGGCTTtgcagagcagaagcagctcctggagGTGGAGCTCTACTCGGACTACAGAGAGAACTCG TATGTGCCAACAACCGGAGTGGTTATTGAGATCCACAGCAAACGGGTCCAGATGTATGGCGCCTACCTCCGCATCCACGCCCATTTCACAGGGCTCAG GTACCTGCTGTACAACTTCCCGATGACCTGTGCCTTCATCGGCGTCGCCAGCAACTTCACCTTCCTCAGTGTCATTGTGCTCTTCAGCTACATGCAGTGGGTGTGGGGGGGCATCTGGCCCCGACACCGCCTCTCTTTGCAG GTTAACATCCGGAAAAGAGACAATCCCGGAAAGGAACGAAAGATCTCCGCCCGTCAGCCAG GTGCGGggctccaaggccgggaggagcTAACTCAGTCAGATGTTCCAGAGGGTGGTGAGAGCGCCGAGGACCCCTCAGGCACAG AGGGTCAGCTGTCCGAGGAGGAGAAGCCAGAGCAGCAGCCTCCTCGTGGAGAGGAAGAGCCGGAGCCTGAGACCAGTGATG GCTCCTGGGAAGATGCAGCTCTGCTGATGGAGGCTAACCTGCCTGCTTCTGCACCTGTGCCTGCCCCTGCCTCTGAGCCTGCCCCTGCCTCTGAGCCTGTCCCTGCCTCTGAGCctgcccctgcttctgtctgtgcCCCGGAGACTCTGGGCAGCTCGGAGCCCTCTGTGGGTGCTCTCCGCCAGCGCTCCACCTGCTCTAGCTCCTGA
- the LOC104846803 gene encoding seipin isoform X3 translates to MSNDMADQREEGEAGEEEEPPAASPHGQRWRPGARGARNTRAEPGARAPAVPAMVNDPPVPALLWAQEVGYALAGRARKLLLQFGVLLCTILLLLWVSVFLYGSFYYSYMPTVSHLSPVHFHYRTDCDSSVSSLCSFPVANVSLAKSGRDRVLMYGQPYRITLELELPESPVNQDLGMFLVTVSCYTRGGRVISTSSRSVMLHYRSDLLQMLDTLAFSSLLLLGFAEQKQLLEVELYSDYRENSYVPTTGVVIEIHSKRVQMYGAYLRIHAHFTGLRYLLYNFPMTCAFIGVASNFTFLSVIVLFSYMQWVWGGIWPRHRLSLQVNIRKRDNPGKERKISARQPGAGLQGREELTQSDVPEGGESAEDPSGTEGQLSEEEKPEQQPPRGEEEPEPETSDGSGSWEDAALLMEANLPASAPVPAPASEPAPASEPVPASEPAPASVCAPETLGSSEPSVGALRQRSTCSSS, encoded by the exons ATGTCTAACGACATGGCAGaccagagagaagagggagaagCCGGAGAAGAAGAG GAACCACCAGCTGCCTCACCCCATGGCCAGAGGTGGCGTCCAGGCGCTAGAGGAGCTAGGAACACAAGGGCTGAACCTGGGGCCAGGGCCCCTGCTGTCCCTGCCATGGTCAATGATCCACCAGTCCCTGCCTTACTGTGGGCCCAGGAGGTGGGCTACGCCTTGGCAGGCCGTGCCCGAAAGCTGCTGCTGCAGTTTGGAGTGCTCCTCTGCACCATCCTCCTCCTGCTCTGGGTGTCTGTGTTCCTATATGGATCCTTCTACTATTCCTACATGCCGACGGTCAGCCACCTCAGCCCTGTGCACTTCCACTACAG GACCGACTGTGATTCCTCCGTCTCCTCACTCTGCTCCTTCCCTGTTGCCAATGTCTCCCTGGCTAAGAGTGGACGTGATCGG GTGCTGATGTATGGGCAACCATATCGTATTACCTTGGAACTTGAGCTCCCGGAGTCCCCTGTGAATCAGGATTTGGGCATGTTCTTAGTCACCGTTTCATGCTACACCAGAGGCGGCCGCGTCATCTCTACTTCTTCACGCTCA GTGATGCTACATTACCGCTCAGACCTGCTGCAGATGCTTGACACGCTGGCCTTCTCTAGCCTCCTGCTGTTAGGCTTtgcagagcagaagcagctcctggagGTGGAGCTCTACTCGGACTACAGAGAGAACTCG TATGTGCCAACAACCGGAGTGGTTATTGAGATCCACAGCAAACGGGTCCAGATGTATGGCGCCTACCTCCGCATCCACGCCCATTTCACAGGGCTCAG GTACCTGCTGTACAACTTCCCGATGACCTGTGCCTTCATCGGCGTCGCCAGCAACTTCACCTTCCTCAGTGTCATTGTGCTCTTCAGCTACATGCAGTGGGTGTGGGGGGGCATCTGGCCCCGACACCGCCTCTCTTTGCAG GTTAACATCCGGAAAAGAGACAATCCCGGAAAGGAACGAAAGATCTCCGCCCGTCAGCCAG GTGCGGggctccaaggccgggaggagcTAACTCAGTCAGATGTTCCAGAGGGTGGTGAGAGCGCCGAGGACCCCTCAGGCACAG AGGGTCAGCTGTCCGAGGAGGAGAAGCCAGAGCAGCAGCCTCCTCGTGGAGAGGAAGAGCCGGAGCCTGAGACCAGTGATG GTTCAGGCTCCTGGGAAGATGCAGCTCTGCTGATGGAGGCTAACCTGCCTGCTTCTGCACCTGTGCCTGCCCCTGCCTCTGAGCCTGCCCCTGCCTCTGAGCCTGTCCCTGCCTCTGAGCctgcccctgcttctgtctgtgcCCCGGAGACTCTGGGCAGCTCGGAGCCCTCTGTGGGTGCTCTCCGCCAGCGCTCCACCTGCTCTAGCTCCTGA
- the LOC104846803 gene encoding seipin isoform X2 — translation MVNDPPVPALLWAQEVGYALAGRARKLLLQFGVLLCTILLLLWVSVFLYGSFYYSYMPTVSHLSPVHFHYRTDCDSSVSSLCSFPVANVSLAKSGRDRVLMYGQPYRITLELELPESPVNQDLGMFLVTVSCYTRGGRVISTSSRSVMLHYRSDLLQMLDTLAFSSLLLLGFAEQKQLLEVELYSDYRENSYVPTTGVVIEIHSKRVQMYGAYLRIHAHFTGLRYLLYNFPMTCAFIGVASNFTFLSVIVLFSYMQWVWGGIWPRHRLSLQVNIRKRDNPGKERKISARQPGAGLQGREELTQSDVPEGGESAEDPSGTEGQLSEEEKPEQQPPRGEEEPEPETSDGEGHPEPLPGCSEKETEPQRKQHWASDSMLGSPCLLWLLVVTFSLVPRAQPLAPQDFEEKEEDETPRPPSQPVPCDYDRCRHLQVPCKELQRAGPTACLCPGLSSPSQPPDPPRLGEVHMVAEEGRALVHWCAPFSPVHQYWLLLWEGSGAPQKGPPLNSTVRRAELEGLKAGGAYIVCVVAANEAGESSVPRADGESLTGANFPAFGPCGRLAVPPRPLTLVHAAVGVGTGLALLSCSALVWHFCLRERWGCPRRQARAAEGL, via the exons ATGGTCAATGATCCACCAGTCCCTGCCTTACTGTGGGCCCAGGAGGTGGGCTACGCCTTGGCAGGCCGTGCCCGAAAGCTGCTGCTGCAGTTTGGAGTGCTCCTCTGCACCATCCTCCTCCTGCTCTGGGTGTCTGTGTTCCTATATGGATCCTTCTACTATTCCTACATGCCGACGGTCAGCCACCTCAGCCCTGTGCACTTCCACTACAG GACCGACTGTGATTCCTCCGTCTCCTCACTCTGCTCCTTCCCTGTTGCCAATGTCTCCCTGGCTAAGAGTGGACGTGATCGG GTGCTGATGTATGGGCAACCATATCGTATTACCTTGGAACTTGAGCTCCCGGAGTCCCCTGTGAATCAGGATTTGGGCATGTTCTTAGTCACCGTTTCATGCTACACCAGAGGCGGCCGCGTCATCTCTACTTCTTCACGCTCA GTGATGCTACATTACCGCTCAGACCTGCTGCAGATGCTTGACACGCTGGCCTTCTCTAGCCTCCTGCTGTTAGGCTTtgcagagcagaagcagctcctggagGTGGAGCTCTACTCGGACTACAGAGAGAACTCG TATGTGCCAACAACCGGAGTGGTTATTGAGATCCACAGCAAACGGGTCCAGATGTATGGCGCCTACCTCCGCATCCACGCCCATTTCACAGGGCTCAG GTACCTGCTGTACAACTTCCCGATGACCTGTGCCTTCATCGGCGTCGCCAGCAACTTCACCTTCCTCAGTGTCATTGTGCTCTTCAGCTACATGCAGTGGGTGTGGGGGGGCATCTGGCCCCGACACCGCCTCTCTTTGCAG GTTAACATCCGGAAAAGAGACAATCCCGGAAAGGAACGAAAGATCTCCGCCCGTCAGCCAG GTGCGGggctccaaggccgggaggagcTAACTCAGTCAGATGTTCCAGAGGGTGGTGAGAGCGCCGAGGACCCCTCAGGCACAG AGGGTCAGCTGTCCGAGGAGGAGAAGCCAGAGCAGCAGCCTCCTCGTGGAGAGGAAGAGCCGGAGCCTGAGACCAGTGATGGTGAGGGGCACCCTGAACCTCTACCTGGGTGCAGTGAGAAAGAGACCGAACCACAGAGGAAGCAACACTGGGCTTCAG ACTCCATGCTGGGCTCACCCTGCCTACTGTGGCTCCTGGTCGTGACCTTCTCCTTGGTTCCCAGAGCTCAGCCCTTGGCTCCTCAAGACTTtgaggaaaaggaggaagatgAGACTCCAAGGCCACCCTCCCAGCCTGTCCCCTGTGACTATGACCGCTGCCGCCACCTGCAGGTACCCTGCAAGGAGCTGCAGAGGGCCGGGCCCACAGCCTGCCTGTGCCCTGGACTCTCCAGCCCCTCCCAGCCACCAGACCCACCTCGCCTAGGAGAAGTGCACATGGTGGCCGAGGAGGGCCGGGCGCTGGTCCACTGGTGTGCTCCCTTCTCCCCCGTCCACCAATACTGGCTGCTGCTTTGGGAAGGCAGCGGGGCTCCCCAAAAGGGTCCCCCCCTGAACTCTACCGTACGAAGAGCAGAACTGGAGGGACTGAAGGCTGGGGGGGCTTACATCGTCTGTGTGGTGGCCGCCAACGAGGCAGGAGAAAGCAGCGTGCCCCGGGCCGACGGGGAGAGCCTCACGGGGGCCAACTTTCCTGCCTTCGGGCCCTGCGGCCGGCTTGCCGTGCCCCCCAGGCCGCTCACCTTGGTCCATGCGGCCGTGGGCGTGGGCACAGGCCTGGCCCTGCTCAGCTGCTCGGCCCTGGTCTGGCACTTCTGCCTACGGGAGCGCTGGGGCTGTCCCCGCCGCCAAGCCCGGGCCGCAGAGGGGCTCTGA
- the LOC104846803 gene encoding LRRN4 C-terminal-like protein isoform X5, translated as MLGSPCLLWLLVVTFSLVPRAQPLAPQDFEEKEEDETPRPPSQPVPCDYDRCRHLQVPCKELQRAGPTACLCPGLSSPSQPPDPPRLGEVHMVAEEGRALVHWCAPFSPVHQYWLLLWEGSGAPQKGPPLNSTVRRAELEGLKAGGAYIVCVVAANEAGESSVPRADGESLTGANFPAFGPCGRLAVPPRPLTLVHAAVGVGTGLALLSCSALVWHFCLRERWGCPRRQARAAEGL; from the coding sequence ATGCTGGGCTCACCCTGCCTACTGTGGCTCCTGGTCGTGACCTTCTCCTTGGTTCCCAGAGCTCAGCCCTTGGCTCCTCAAGACTTtgaggaaaaggaggaagatgAGACTCCAAGGCCACCCTCCCAGCCTGTCCCCTGTGACTATGACCGCTGCCGCCACCTGCAGGTACCCTGCAAGGAGCTGCAGAGGGCCGGGCCCACAGCCTGCCTGTGCCCTGGACTCTCCAGCCCCTCCCAGCCACCAGACCCACCTCGCCTAGGAGAAGTGCACATGGTGGCCGAGGAGGGCCGGGCGCTGGTCCACTGGTGTGCTCCCTTCTCCCCCGTCCACCAATACTGGCTGCTGCTTTGGGAAGGCAGCGGGGCTCCCCAAAAGGGTCCCCCCCTGAACTCTACCGTACGAAGAGCAGAACTGGAGGGACTGAAGGCTGGGGGGGCTTACATCGTCTGTGTGGTGGCCGCCAACGAGGCAGGAGAAAGCAGCGTGCCCCGGGCCGACGGGGAGAGCCTCACGGGGGCCAACTTTCCTGCCTTCGGGCCCTGCGGCCGGCTTGCCGTGCCCCCCAGGCCGCTCACCTTGGTCCATGCGGCCGTGGGCGTGGGCACAGGCCTGGCCCTGCTCAGCTGCTCGGCCCTGGTCTGGCACTTCTGCCTACGGGAGCGCTGGGGCTGTCCCCGCCGCCAAGCCCGGGCCGCAGAGGGGCTCTGA
- the UBXN1 gene encoding UBX domain-containing protein 1, producing MAELTALESLIEMGFPRGRAEKALALTGNQGIEAAMDWLMEHEDDPDVDEPLATPLGHVLGREPTSSEHGGPAGPGSTAGEGKPSLSEEERQEQTKRMMELVAQKQREREEREEREALERERQRRRQGQELSAARQRLQEDEMRRAAEERKREKAEELAARQRVREKIERDKAERAKKYGGTVGSQPSPSATEPGPVPSSPSQEPPTKREYDQCRIQVRLPDGTSLTQTFRAREQLAAVRLYVELHRGEEPGGGQDPVQLLSGFPRRAFSEADMERPLQELGLVPSAVLIVAKKCPS from the exons ATGGCGGAGCTGACGGCTCTGGAGAGTCTCATCGAGATGGGCTTCCCCAGGGGACGCGC GGAGAAGGCTCTGGCCCTCACGGGGAACCAGGGCATCGAGGCCGCGATGGACTG GCTGATGGAGCACGAAGACGACCCCGATGTGGACGAACCTTTAGCGACTCCCCTTGGACATGTCCTGGGACGGGAACCAACCTCTTCAGAGCACGGTGGCCCTGCAG GACCCGGGTCTACCGCAGGAGAAGGAAAACCCAGTTTGAGTGAAGAGGAGAGACAGGAACAGACTAAAAG GATGATGGAGCTGGTGGCCCAGAAGCAACGGGAACGTGAAGAAAGAGAGGAGCGGGAGGCGTTGGAACGGGAACGGCAGCGCAGGAGACAAGGGCAGGAGTTGTCAGCTGCCCGACAGCGGCTACAGGAAGATGAGATGCGCAGGGCTGCTGAGGAGCGGAAGAGGGAAAAGGCTGAAGAGTTAGCAGCCAG ACAAAGGGTTCGAGAAAAGATTGAAAGGGATAAAGCCGAGAGAGCCAAGAAG taTGGTGGTACTGTGGGTTCTCAGCCATCCCCATCAGCAACAGAGCCAGGTCCTGTTCCCTCCTCTCCCAGCCAGGAGCCTCCCACCAAGCGGGAGTACGACCAGTGTCGCATACAG GTCAGGCTGCCAGATGGGACCTCACTGACCCAGACGTTCCGGGCCAGGGAACAGCTGGCCGCCGTGAGACTCTATGTGGAGCTTCACCGTGGGGAGGAGCCAGGAGGGGGCCAGGACCCTGTGCAGTTGCTTAGTGGCTTCCCCCGACGGGCCTTCTCAGAGGCTGACATGGAACGGCCTTTGCAGGAACTGG GACTTGTGCCTTCTGCCGTCCTCATCGTGGCCAAGAAATGTCCCAGTTGA
- the LOC100672081 gene encoding ubiquinol-cytochrome-c reductase complex assembly factor 3: MAAVRKVLTMGVVLGLGVGFGSALFVLVTPGEQRTQEMLKEMPGQDAQRRAEAVKSKELLLATLQEAAATQENVTRRKNWMHGSGSSGRSA, encoded by the exons ATGGCGGCCGTGCGGAAGGTGCTGACTATGGGCGTAGTGCTGGGGCTGGGAGTTGGCTTCGGTTCCGCGCTTTTTGTCCTCGTGACCCCGGGAGAGCAGAGGACACAGGAGATGCTCAAG GAGATGCCGGGGCAGGACGCGCAGCGCAGGGCCGAGGCAGTCAAGAGCAAGGAGCTTCTGCTGGCTACGCTGCAGGAGGCAGCGGCCACTCAGGAAAACGTGACCCGGAGGAAGAACTGGATGCACGGCAGTGGCAGCAGTGGGAGGTCGGCATGA